A single genomic interval of Desulfovibrio intestinalis harbors:
- the gluQRS gene encoding tRNA glutamyl-Q(34) synthetase GluQRS, whose translation MRQSSRPCGRLAPSPTGHIHLGNAWAFLLAWLAARSQDGQIVMRLEDIDPQRSRPEYATHLLEDLRWLGLDWDYGPDVGGPAGPYTQSDRGEVYASALKQLEEAGMTYPCFCTRKELRQLAAAPHIDDAGAPYPGTCRNLNEEQIQDMIRNGRRASIRLRCPQSPISFDDMLLGPQTFSLADCGGDFALCRSDGVVAYQLAVAVDDALMGVNQVVRGRDILPSTPRQIALLQLLSYGAPSYAHVPLLLDEEGERLAKRHNSLSLRYLREQGVDPNRIVGLLGMLAGLEVSSRAINPGELLPAFAWSRLPRQDVRIENSHLRALLQ comes from the coding sequence ATGCGTCAATCATCACGCCCATGCGGCAGGCTTGCACCAAGCCCGACCGGCCATATCCATCTGGGTAATGCCTGGGCTTTTCTGCTCGCCTGGCTGGCTGCGCGGTCGCAAGACGGCCAGATCGTCATGCGCCTTGAAGACATTGATCCGCAACGGTCCCGGCCAGAGTACGCGACGCACCTTCTTGAAGATCTGCGCTGGCTTGGCCTGGATTGGGACTACGGCCCGGATGTGGGAGGCCCTGCAGGCCCCTACACCCAAAGCGACCGTGGAGAAGTGTACGCCAGCGCTCTGAAGCAGCTGGAAGAAGCAGGCATGACCTACCCCTGTTTTTGCACGCGTAAAGAGTTACGCCAACTGGCTGCGGCTCCGCATATTGATGACGCAGGCGCGCCCTACCCTGGCACCTGCCGCAACCTGAATGAAGAACAAATTCAGGACATGATCCGCAACGGGAGACGGGCCAGCATTCGCCTGCGTTGCCCGCAATCCCCCATATCTTTTGACGACATGCTGCTTGGCCCACAAACGTTTTCGCTTGCTGACTGCGGCGGCGACTTTGCCCTGTGCCGCTCAGACGGCGTTGTGGCCTACCAACTCGCTGTCGCTGTTGACGATGCCCTTATGGGAGTCAACCAGGTTGTCCGCGGGCGAGACATCCTGCCTTCTACTCCTCGCCAGATTGCGCTTCTCCAACTCTTGAGCTATGGTGCGCCTTCCTACGCTCATGTGCCCCTGCTTCTTGACGAAGAAGGAGAGCGCCTGGCCAAGCGCCACAACAGCCTGTCCCTGCGGTATTTGCGGGAACAGGGAGTTGACCCGAACCGTATTGTGGGATTGCTTGGCATGCTGGCTGGTCTGGAGGTATCGTCGCGGGCCATCAACCCGGGTGAACTTCTGCCAGCCTTTGCATGGAGCCGCCTGCCCCGGCAGGATGTGCGTATTGAAAACAGCCATTTACGCGCACTGCTGCAATAA
- a CDS encoding C40 family peptidase: protein MGKCLKLCALMMGCILAFGCAAKNSPREDSVNSIHAERFRRSYEAAFDSNQQESGQQLLRKARSAIGTPYVRGGTTPDGFDCSGFVCWTYKSVGVQLPRTAREQSVIGQRITNVEDMRAGDIVAFRHPRRGYHTGIYVGDGKFIHSPRKRTSVRVNSLDDPYFKNTFLGARRVKVDGGPTMVAQAESRLNDFTEERVVRELSRDKKKAGKSAACGSKRDDSRDDSRGKKKDKVVQVASNDKKSSSANRQQASSSAKSGKTSAQSSSNKSSAQSGSSKSSAQASSSKASADKDKASKSSKPSSQKAESKKSDTKKSAPDKVATKADPKGKKDQPKGKGGNS from the coding sequence ATGGGAAAATGTCTTAAACTGTGCGCGTTGATGATGGGCTGCATACTGGCCTTCGGTTGCGCCGCAAAAAATAGCCCGCGAGAAGACAGCGTCAACAGCATTCACGCCGAACGGTTTCGCCGCTCATATGAAGCTGCTTTTGACTCCAATCAGCAAGAATCCGGCCAGCAGCTGCTGCGCAAGGCCAGATCAGCCATCGGCACCCCCTATGTGCGTGGTGGAACTACCCCGGACGGTTTTGACTGTTCGGGTTTTGTGTGCTGGACGTATAAAAGCGTTGGCGTGCAGCTTCCCCGCACCGCCCGTGAACAGTCCGTCATAGGTCAGCGTATCACTAACGTTGAGGATATGCGCGCGGGAGACATCGTGGCTTTTCGCCATCCCCGCCGCGGCTATCATACGGGCATTTATGTGGGCGACGGCAAGTTCATCCACAGCCCCCGCAAACGGACAAGCGTGCGCGTCAACTCGCTTGACGATCCCTACTTCAAAAATACTTTTCTTGGCGCACGCCGCGTAAAGGTTGACGGCGGCCCAACTATGGTCGCCCAGGCCGAAAGCCGCCTCAACGACTTTACGGAAGAAAGAGTGGTGCGTGAGCTCTCCCGCGACAAGAAAAAGGCTGGCAAGTCTGCCGCATGCGGCAGCAAACGCGACGACAGCCGTGATGACAGCCGAGGCAAGAAAAAAGACAAAGTCGTGCAGGTTGCCAGCAACGATAAAAAAAGCAGTTCCGCGAATCGGCAGCAGGCTTCCTCCTCTGCAAAATCCGGCAAAACTTCAGCTCAGTCCAGCTCTAACAAGTCCTCGGCCCAGTCTGGTTCAAGCAAATCTTCCGCGCAGGCCAGTTCGAGCAAGGCTTCCGCAGATAAAGACAAGGCATCCAAGTCTTCCAAGCCTTCCAGCCAGAAAGCTGAAAGCAAAAAAAGCGACACTAAAAAGTCAGCCCCGGACAAGGTAGCAACCAAGGCCGACCCCAAGGGCAAAAAAGATCAGCCCAAGGGCAAGGGCGGCAACTCGTAA
- a CDS encoding flagellar basal body rod C-terminal domain-containing protein: protein MSSISTSMQLGASAMNTHSWGMAVTAHNVANVSTAGFEPQRAVYATGPAGQGVRLDAVLQGNGAPNAGSTPFSAAQAVYDVTSGLPLEATNPSGTDLGREMVSMITSQHAYKANAAVVRTGDAMLGTLLDIKA from the coding sequence ATGAGCAGTATCAGCACCAGCATGCAATTGGGCGCGTCGGCCATGAACACCCATTCGTGGGGTATGGCTGTGACCGCTCATAATGTGGCCAATGTCAGCACCGCTGGCTTTGAGCCTCAACGTGCGGTCTATGCCACAGGTCCTGCAGGCCAGGGTGTGCGCCTTGACGCAGTGCTTCAGGGTAATGGTGCCCCCAATGCTGGCAGCACTCCTTTCAGTGCCGCTCAAGCGGTGTACGACGTAACGTCGGGTCTGCCGCTTGAGGCCACTAACCCCAGCGGCACTGACCTGGGCCGTGAAATGGTATCTATGATCACCAGCCAGCACGCGTACAAGGCCAATGCAGCGGTTGTTCGCACAGGTGACGCCATGCTTGGCACCCTGCTGGATATCAAGGCCTAA